Proteins from a single region of Juglans microcarpa x Juglans regia isolate MS1-56 chromosome 5S, Jm3101_v1.0, whole genome shotgun sequence:
- the LOC121268287 gene encoding major latex allergen Hev b 5-like isoform X2, translating into MATVEVASAPTTLPENEKTEVTTTKETTPEEPVAAPAAPEPVTEDTKEATPEAPAAEQPAAAESEAPAEVETKEVVEEAKETEAEKPAAEKTEEETREVAIEPVSEEVNKVETKVEAAEAAEDPAAPAEAEKTVEEEKPAETAEETSTEVPVERIE; encoded by the exons ATGGCCACTGTTGAG GTAGCATCGGCTCCAACAACATTGCCAGAGAATGAAAAAACTGAGGTGACCACAACTAAGGAGACAACACCAGAAGAGCCAGTGGCAGCACCTGCTGCCCCAGAACCAGTTACTGAGGATACAAAAGAAGCAACACCTGAAGCCCCAGCAGCAGAGCAACCCGCCGCTGCTGAATCTGAAGCTCCAGCTGAAGTTGAGACCAAGGAAGTGGTAGAGGAAGCCAAGGAGACTGAGGCAGAGAAGCCTGCAGCAGAGAAGACAGAGGAAGAGACTCGAGAAGTGGCAATAGAGCCTGTTTCTGAGGAGGTGAACAAGGTAGAGACCAAAGTAGAGGCTGCAGAAGCGGCTGAGGACCCAGCAGCCCCGGCTGAGGCAGAGAAAACAGTGGAGGAAGAGAAGCCAGCTGAAACGGCAGAGGAAACTAGCACTGAAGTTCCAGTTGAGAGGATTGAGTAA
- the LOC121268258 gene encoding uncharacterized protein LOC121268258 — MASDQEIARGVESVLSQADPTVATTYNSVVQQLEAKLGLDLSHKAGFIRDQINLLLRAHAQPPPHPQTHHYHPQQKDHFALRNHPQFPSTHPQQFPPHFALQPHPHHLPDELSFRQPQNPPPQPQPLHLVAQVQQQPSVTKPEAYAPNATPETPKQSTPVGAKRRGGPGGLNKVCGVSTELQAIVGQPTMPRTEIVKQLWAYIRKNNLQDPSNKRKIICDDALRLVFETDCTDMFKMNKLLAKHIIALEPSKESGQAKRLKVDNESTTESSEPGSSAVIISEALAKFLGSEGREMLQSEALRRVWEYIKVNSLEDPLNSMVILCDANLRELLGCESISALGIQEMLARHHLFKRS; from the exons ATGGCGTCCGACCAAGAAATAGCGAGAGGCGTGGAGTCTGTGCTCAGTCAAGCGGACCCTACCGTTGCCACCACTTATAATAGCGTCGTTCAGCAGTTGGAGGCAAAGCTAGGGCTAGACCTATCCCACAAGGCAGGCTTCATCCGGGACCAGATCAACCTCCTCCTCCGCGCCCACGCTCAGCCACCGCCCCATCCACAGACCCACCACTACCACCCTCAACAGAAAGACCATTTTGCTCTCCGAAACCACCCTCAATTCCCATCCACCCACCCCCAACAATTCCCTCCCCATTTTGCCCTCCAGCCCCACCCTCACCACCTCCCCGACGAGCTCTCCTTCCGGCAGCCCCAAAACCCGCCGCCGCAGCCCCAGCCCCTGCATCTGGTTGCACAGGTCCAGCAGCAGCCGTCGGTGACCAAGCCTGAGGCTTACGCTCCGAATGCCACCCCTGAGACCCCGAAGCAAag CACTCCGGTGGGAGCCAAAAGAAGAGGTGGTCCTGGGGGTTTAAACAAAGTGTGTGGTGTCTCAACTGAACTTCAGGCAATTGTTGGTCAGCCAACAATGCCAAGGACTGAG ATTGTGAAGCAGCTGTGGGCCTACATAAGGAAAAACAACCTTCAAGATCCAAGTAACAAAAGAAAGATTATCTGTGATGATGCCCTGCGTTTGGTATTTGAGACGGACTGTACTGACATGTTCAAGATGAATAAGCTGCTAGCCAAACATATTATTGCACTTGAACCTTCAA AGGAGTCAGGTCAAGCTAAACGATTGAAGGTAGATAATGAGTCTACAACTGAAAGTAGTGAACCGGGTTCATCTGCTGTCATTATATCTGAAGCACTTGCCAAGTTTTTGGGCTCTGAAGGAAGGGAGATGCTCCAATCTGAGGCTTTAAGGCGTGTTTGGGAGTACATTAAAGTTAACAGTTTGGAG GATCCGTTAAATTCAATGGTGATATTATGTGATGCAAACCTTCGGGAGCTCCTTGGATGTGAAAGCATTTCTGCATTGGGGATACAGGAGATGTTGGCACGCCATCATTTATTCAAACGGTCATGA
- the LOC121268287 gene encoding major latex allergen Hev b 5-like isoform X1: MATVEVNRVLQVASAPTTLPENEKTEVTTTKETTPEEPVAAPAAPEPVTEDTKEATPEAPAAEQPAAAESEAPAEVETKEVVEEAKETEAEKPAAEKTEEETREVAIEPVSEEVNKVETKVEAAEAAEDPAAPAEAEKTVEEEKPAETAEETSTEVPVERIE, translated from the exons ATGGCCACTGTTGAG GTAAATCGGGTATTGCAGGTAGCATCGGCTCCAACAACATTGCCAGAGAATGAAAAAACTGAGGTGACCACAACTAAGGAGACAACACCAGAAGAGCCAGTGGCAGCACCTGCTGCCCCAGAACCAGTTACTGAGGATACAAAAGAAGCAACACCTGAAGCCCCAGCAGCAGAGCAACCCGCCGCTGCTGAATCTGAAGCTCCAGCTGAAGTTGAGACCAAGGAAGTGGTAGAGGAAGCCAAGGAGACTGAGGCAGAGAAGCCTGCAGCAGAGAAGACAGAGGAAGAGACTCGAGAAGTGGCAATAGAGCCTGTTTCTGAGGAGGTGAACAAGGTAGAGACCAAAGTAGAGGCTGCAGAAGCGGCTGAGGACCCAGCAGCCCCGGCTGAGGCAGAGAAAACAGTGGAGGAAGAGAAGCCAGCTGAAACGGCAGAGGAAACTAGCACTGAAGTTCCAGTTGAGAGGATTGAGTAA
- the LOC121268274 gene encoding uncharacterized protein LOC121268274, with product MALVSFPTPQYSSRLISSSLPYSSLATSNTGKSQEKGYVLCNFQSPTSYQPLVYSSISSRNRRLAAVLVPFDAKSKNAGSGEEDHRAMETVLKLYDAIKNKNILELSDVIGDECRCVCNFFSFFQQFQGKMQVVYFFSNLIKSLGNHVELVVKPTFHDGLSVGVSWRLEWNKVHVPLGKGFSFHILQVYQGKVYIRNVEMFMEPLLHIEPFRLKLMAYVMNMMDKMDTSKGSKSKAERVVYVLLTLFLIGVSLFLFKFTWHSS from the exons ATGGCTTTGGTCTCTTTCCCCACCCCCCAATACAGCAGTAGGCTAATCTCTTCTTCCCTTCCATATAGCTCTCTAGCAACAAGCAATACTGGAAAATCACAAGAGAAGGGTTATGTTCTTTGTAATTTTCAGTCTCCAACTTCGTACCAACCTTTGGTTTATAGCAGCATCTCTTCCAGGAACAGGCGTTTAGCAGCAGTACTAGTGCCATTTGATGCTAAAAGTAAAAACGCAGGATCAGGAGAGGAAGACCATAGAGCTATGGAGACAGTCCTCAAGCTTTACGATGCAATCAAGAACAAAAACATCCTTGAATTATCTGATGTTATTGGAGATGAATGCAGATGCGTCTgcaattttttctcatttttccaaCAATTTCAAGGGAAAATG CAAGTGGTGTATTTTTTCTCCAATCTGATTAAAAGCTTGGGAAATCATGTTGAACTTGTTGTGAAACCAACATTCCATGATGGACTGAGTGTTGGTGTCTCATGGAGATTAG AATGGAACAAAGTACACGTGCCTCTAGGGAAGGGTTTCAGCTTCCATATATTGCAAGTGTACCAGGGGAAGGTGTACATAAG AAACGTAGAGATGTTCATGGAGCCGCTGCTTCATATTGAACCTTTTAGACTG aaaTTGATGGCATATGTCATGAATATGATGGACAAGATGGATACTTCCAAGGGGTCCAAGAGCAAAGCCGAAAGAGTTGTATATGTTTTACTCACTCTGTTCCTCATTGGTGTCTCTCTGTTCTTATTTAAATTCACTTGGCATTCATCTTAA
- the LOC121268278 gene encoding ER membrane protein complex subunit 3-like — MAEDLVLDTAIRDWVLIPLSVVMVLIGVLRHFVAKLMRSNQVPDAKIVKEGQVVVRARNLRASANFIPPKSFRARRLYFSNEENGLLYVPKGQAQNAQAQMFSDPNMAMDMMKKNLSMIIPQTLTFAWVNFFFSGFVAAKIPFPLTQRFRSMLQNGIDLSTVDVSYVSSRSWYFLNLFGLRGLFSLILGEENATDDTQRMMQMGGFGFDPTKSLGAEKDSLDIVQHDWALPKFEQRAEAVLRKALR, encoded by the exons ATGGCGGAAGATCTGGTGCTAGACACGGCGATCAGAGACTGGGTGCTGATCCCACTTTCGGTGGTGATGGTCCTCATCGGCGTACTCCGTCACTTCGTTGCCAAGCTCATGCGCTCTAACCAAGTCCCCGATGCCAAAATCGTCAAAGAAGG GCAAGTAGTCGTTAGGGCTCGGAATTTACGTGCCAGCGCTAACTTTATTCCTCCCAAGTCGTTTCGTGCTCGCAGACTCTATTTTAGCAATGAG GAAAATGGGCTATTGTATGTTCCTAAGGGCCAGGCTCAAAATGCCCAGGCACAAATGTTCTCTGATCCAAATATGGCTATGGATATGATGAAGAAAAACCTTTCAATGATTATTCCCCAG ACTCTCACTTTTGCATGGGTCAACTTTTTCTTCTCGGGATTTGTCGCAG CTAAAATACCATTTCCATTGACTCAGAGGTTTAGGTCAATGTTACAGAATGGAATTGACTTGAGTACCGTGGATGTTAGCTATGTCAGTAGCCGCTCATG GTATTTCCTCAATTTGTTTGGACTAAGAGGTTTATTTAGTCTCATTCTGGGAGAAGAAAATG CCACAGATGACACACAGCGTATGATGCAAATGGGTGGGTTTGGCTTTGATCCAACAAAG AGTTTGGGGGCTGAGAAAGACAGTCTCGACATAGTTCAGCATGACTGGGCCCTACCAAAATTTGAGCAACGTGCTGAAGCGGTTTTGAGAAAGGCTCTCAGATGA